Proteins encoded together in one Branchiostoma lanceolatum isolate klBraLanc5 chromosome 11, klBraLanc5.hap2, whole genome shotgun sequence window:
- the LOC136445249 gene encoding uncharacterized protein yields the protein MTSDAKLTMEEADEKPQPPRHKPVAILMIFFAWLIYVIRLVFSWLNSSNAIPGLFVTTIGNGSRFFPNEIGPSSWTFDIWLVIYGWGFLWLIYVTVCICRKNSRGYFYVTPELFPPAFYVTWYVNNFFVTSWVFMNDSQQRVGAVMLLALTAFSLYYMLYISYRRVDQNGPWLTENAPADLWLIRFFVHNGLAIYATWVTIATLLSFGTTLTYEGGYNNEDASTGMLALLTAIVLVWFVLENLVFERFCRYTLVPYVVVVVALSGIIDKFIRFNGGLEKRNAIFACVLLGVSSFLLVVRFVFVIWCHVKQPLYVNTVKTTSVKKAELNDGFTADSRL from the exons ATG ACGTCTGACGCTAAGCTGACTATGGAGGAGGCCGATGAGAAACCCCAGCCGCCCCGACACAAGCCCGTGGCCATCTTGATGATCTTCTTTGCCTGGTTGATCTACGTTATCAGGCTTGTTTTCAGTTGGCTTAACAGCTCAAACGCTATTCCTG GTCTATTTGTCACTACCATTGGCAACGGGTCCCGTTTTTTTCCGAACGAGATCGGGCCGTCTTCGTGGACCTTCGACATCTGGCTGGTCATCTACGGATGGGGCTTTCTCTGGCTCATCTACGTCACTGTCTGCATCTGTCGCAAAAACTCTCGCGGCTACTTCTACGTCACTCCCGAGCTCTTTCCTCCCGCCTTTTACGTCACCTGGTACGTCAACAACTTCTTCGTCACCTCGTGGGTGTTCATGAACGATTCACAGCAACGCGTAGGGGCTGTCATGCTTCTCGCTCTCACTGCTTTCTCTCTCTACTACATGCTGTACATCTCCTACCGTCGGGTGGACCAGAACGGGCCCTGGCTGACCGAGAACGCCCCCGCTGACCTCTGGCTCATTCGCTTTTTCGTTCACAATGGTCTCGCCATCTACGCTACCTGGGTCACCATCGCCACTCTTCTAAGTTTCGGCACCACTCTGACCTATGAGGGCGGCTACAACAACGAGGATGCCTCCACGGGAATGCTGGCCTTACTGACAGCCATCGTCCTTGTGTGGTTCGTACTGGAGAATCTCGTTTTCGAGCGTTTCTGCCGCTACACCCTGGTGCCGTACGTGGTGGTTGTGGTCGCGCTGTCCGGCATCATCGACAAGTTCATCAGGTTCAACGGCGGCTTGGAGAAGAGGAATGCCATCTTCGCCTGCGTGTTGCTCGGCGTGTCCTCCTTTTTGCTAGTGGTCCGATTCGTATTTGTTATCTGGTGTCACGTGAAGCAGCCACTGTACGTCAACACCGTCAAGACAACGTCGGTGAAGAAGGCAGAACTCAACGATGGGTTCACAGCAGACTCGCGGCTTTAA
- the LOC136444896 gene encoding uncharacterized protein isoform X2, with protein sequence MTSDANLTMEEADEKPQPPRHKPVAILMIFFAWLIYVIRLVFSWLNSSNAIPGLFVSTTSNGSRFFPNEIGPSSWTFDIWLVIWGWGFLWLIYVTVCTCRKNSRGYFYVTPELFPPAFYVTWYLNNFFVTSWVFMNDSQQRVGAVMLLALTAFSLYYMLYISYRRVDQNGPWLTENAPADLWLIRALVHNGLAIYATWVTIATLLTFGTTLTYEGGYKNEDASTGMLALLAAIVLVLFVLENFVFDRYCRYTLVPYVVVVVALSGIIDKFIRRDGNLEKRNAIITCVLLAMTSLVLVVRFSLVIWRHVTQPLYVSTVKTKSVKMSELNAA encoded by the exons ATG ACTTCTGACGCTAACCTGACCATGGAGGAGGCCGATGAGAAACCCCAGCCGCCCCGACACAAGCCCGTGGCCATCTTGATGATCTTCTTTGCCTGGTTGATCTACGTAATCAGGCTTGTCTTCAGCTGGCTTAACAGCTCAAACGCTATTCCTG GTCTATTCGTCTCTACCACCAGCAACGGGTCCCGTTTTTTTCCGAACGAGATCGGGCCGTCTTCGTGGACCTTCGACATCTGGCTGGTCATCTGGGGATGGGGCTTTCTCTGGCTCATCTACGTCACTGTCTGCACCTGTCGTAAAAACTCTCGCGGCTACTTCTACGTCACTCCCGAGCTCTTTCCTCCCGCCTTTTACGTCACCTGGTACTTGAACAACTTCTTCGTCACCTCTTGGGTGTTCATGAACGATTCACAGCAACGCGTAGGGGCTGTCATGCTTCTCGCTCTCACTGCTTTCTCTCTCTACTACATGCTGTACATCTCCTACCGTCGGGTGGACCAGAACGGGCCCTGGTTGACTGAGAACGCTCCCGCCGATCTCTGGCTCATTCGCGCTCTCGTTCACAACGGCCTCGCCATCTACGCTACCTGGGTCACCATCGCTACTCTTCTAACTTTCGGCACAACTCTCACCTATGAGGGCGGCTACAAGAACGAGGATGCCTCCACGGGAATGCTAGCCTTACTGGCCGCAATCGTCCTTGTGTTGTTCGTTCTGGAGAATTTCGTGTTCGACCGTTACTGCCGCTACACCCTGGTTCCGTACGTGGTGGTTGTGGTCGCGCTGTCCGGCATCATCGACAAGTTCATCAGGCGCGACGGCAACTTGGAGAAGAGGAACGCCATCATCACCTGCGTGCTGCTGGCCATGACATCCTTGGTGCTGGTGGTTCGCTTCTCATTGGTGATCTGGCGTCACGTGACGCAGCCACTGTACGTCAGCACCGTCAAAACGAAGTCAGTGAAGATGTCAGAATTGAACGCAGCTTGA
- the LOC136444896 gene encoding uncharacterized protein isoform X3, with protein sequence MTSDANLTMEEADEKPQPPRHKPVAILMIFFAWLIYVIRLVFSWLNSSNAIPGLFVSTTSNGSRFFPNEIGPSSWTFDIWLVIWGWGFLWLIYVTVCTCRKNSRGYFYVTPELFPPAFYVTWYLNNFFVTSWVFMNDSQQRVGAVMLLALTAFSLYYMLYISYRRVDQNGPWLTENAPADLWLIRALVHNGLAIYATWVTIATLLTFGTTLTYEGGYKNEDASTGMLALLAAIVLVLFVLENFVFDRYCRYTLVPYVVVVVALSGIIDKFIRRDGNLEKRNAIITCVLLAMTSLVLVVRFSLVIWRHVTQPLYVSTVKTKSVKMSELNAA encoded by the exons ACTTCTGACGCTAACCTGACCATGGAGGAGGCCGATGAGAAACCCCAGCCGCCCCGACACAAGCCCGTGGCCATCTTGATGATCTTCTTTGCCTGGTTGATCTACGTAATCAGGCTTGTCTTCAGCTGGCTTAACAGCTCAAACGCTATTCCTG GTCTATTCGTCTCTACCACCAGCAACGGGTCCCGTTTTTTTCCGAACGAGATCGGGCCGTCTTCGTGGACCTTCGACATCTGGCTGGTCATCTGGGGATGGGGCTTTCTCTGGCTCATCTACGTCACTGTCTGCACCTGTCGTAAAAACTCTCGCGGCTACTTCTACGTCACTCCCGAGCTCTTTCCTCCCGCCTTTTACGTCACCTGGTACTTGAACAACTTCTTCGTCACCTCTTGGGTGTTCATGAACGATTCACAGCAACGCGTAGGGGCTGTCATGCTTCTCGCTCTCACTGCTTTCTCTCTCTACTACATGCTGTACATCTCCTACCGTCGGGTGGACCAGAACGGGCCCTGGTTGACTGAGAACGCTCCCGCCGATCTCTGGCTCATTCGCGCTCTCGTTCACAACGGCCTCGCCATCTACGCTACCTGGGTCACCATCGCTACTCTTCTAACTTTCGGCACAACTCTCACCTATGAGGGCGGCTACAAGAACGAGGATGCCTCCACGGGAATGCTAGCCTTACTGGCCGCAATCGTCCTTGTGTTGTTCGTTCTGGAGAATTTCGTGTTCGACCGTTACTGCCGCTACACCCTGGTTCCGTACGTGGTGGTTGTGGTCGCGCTGTCCGGCATCATCGACAAGTTCATCAGGCGCGACGGCAACTTGGAGAAGAGGAACGCCATCATCACCTGCGTGCTGCTGGCCATGACATCCTTGGTGCTGGTGGTTCGCTTCTCATTGGTGATCTGGCGTCACGTGACGCAGCCACTGTACGTCAGCACCGTCAAAACGAAGTCAGTGAAGATGTCAGAATTGAACGCAGCTTGA